One region of Arcobacter sp. CECT 8983 genomic DNA includes:
- a CDS encoding molybdopterin-dependent oxidoreductase: MNLNNLVACPLDCYDTCQGYVDEKGNIKGSSEHLVTNKKLCVNFANLLKENFLKTAFYKDKEIKLEEALAILVKKLQSTNSDKTLFYKGAGNLGVMQNSVKTFFAKYGSTLTKGSLCDAIGSLGIEQGRGGINVNPPIKKLINSDVIIVWGRNLTVTSAHMYNLIKDKTFITIDPLKTKIAKKSELHLQINPKTDHDLALLLTRFAHMSNQEDEEFISSHEGADWFFDLARSKPVISYEKTTGISLQEVTKFFEIIKEKSVSILLGLGPQKYYEGAQIFRTIDSFAAYIGVHNKEKGGLWYLDDSSYGYEKQLVSNAKRKIALPTVDFSNFDLVFIQGTDPVVTAPNTKKVIEGLQKSFVVFFGTVLNETSKYADLIIPSSSFLTKKDVRLSYGHELKAISNYTEKKDENTISEYDLANFLNEKFGFEKLDDEEKILNYYISTKVEDNSYIEKFEFIEELEVEELHEKKKDNQYYFLTAKRKNSLNSQFKVDNYLYVNPCLGFKDEEEVLLKSKFGETKIKIKNSEDIKENCVLAYSGNKYANYVTPFSTDQEADSAIFQEVLVEIELS; the protein is encoded by the coding sequence TTGAATTTAAATAATCTAGTAGCCTGTCCTTTAGATTGCTATGATACTTGCCAAGGATATGTAGATGAAAAAGGGAATATTAAAGGTAGTAGTGAGCATTTAGTTACAAATAAAAAATTATGTGTAAATTTTGCAAACCTTTTAAAAGAGAATTTTTTAAAAACAGCTTTTTATAAAGATAAAGAAATAAAGCTAGAAGAAGCTTTAGCTATTTTAGTTAAAAAACTTCAAAGTACAAATAGTGATAAAACTCTATTTTATAAAGGTGCTGGGAATTTAGGAGTTATGCAAAATAGTGTTAAAACTTTTTTTGCAAAATATGGTTCTACTCTTACAAAAGGAAGTCTTTGCGATGCAATTGGTTCTTTAGGTATTGAACAAGGAAGAGGTGGGATTAATGTAAATCCTCCTATTAAAAAACTTATAAATAGTGATGTAATAATTGTTTGGGGAAGAAATTTAACTGTTACATCAGCTCACATGTATAATCTAATAAAAGATAAAACTTTTATAACTATTGACCCACTTAAAACAAAGATTGCCAAAAAATCTGAGCTTCATTTACAAATAAATCCAAAAACTGACCATGACTTAGCTCTTTTGTTAACTAGGTTTGCACATATGTCAAATCAAGAAGATGAAGAGTTTATTTCTTCTCATGAAGGAGCAGATTGGTTTTTTGATTTAGCAAGGTCAAAACCAGTAATTTCTTATGAAAAGACTACAGGTATATCTTTACAAGAAGTTACTAAGTTTTTTGAAATCATAAAAGAAAAGAGTGTTTCTATTTTATTAGGACTTGGGCCTCAAAAATATTATGAAGGCGCACAAATCTTTAGAACAATTGACTCTTTTGCTGCTTATATTGGAGTTCACAACAAAGAAAAGGGTGGGCTTTGGTATTTAGATGATTCATCTTATGGTTATGAAAAACAGCTAGTTTCAAATGCAAAGAGAAAAATTGCTCTTCCAACAGTAGACTTTTCAAATTTTGATTTAGTATTTATTCAAGGAACTGATCCTGTTGTAACTGCTCCAAATACTAAAAAAGTAATAGAAGGCCTTCAAAAGAGTTTTGTTGTATTTTTTGGTACTGTATTAAATGAAACAAGTAAATATGCAGATTTAATAATACCTTCTTCATCATTTTTAACAAAAAAAGATGTGAGACTTTCTTATGGGCATGAGTTAAAAGCAATTTCAAACTATACAGAAAAGAAAGATGAAAATACTATAAGCGAATATGACTTAGCTAATTTTTTAAATGAAAAGTTTGGTTTTGAAAAACTTGATGATGAAGAGAAGATTTTAAATTACTATATAAGCACAAAAGTTGAAGATAACTCTTATATAGAAAAATTTGAATTTATAGAAGAGCTTGAAGTAGAAGAACTACATGAAAAGAAAAAAGATAATCAATACTATTTTTTAACAGCAAAAAGAAAAAACTCTTTAAACTCTCAATTTAAAGTAGATAACTATTTATATGTAAATCCATGTTTAGGATTTAAAGATGAAGAAGAGGTCTTATTAAAGTCAAAATTTGGTGAAACAAAAATTAAAATAAAAAATAGTGAAGATATAAAAGAAAATTGTGTATTAGCATACTCTGGAAATAAATATGCAAACTATGTAACGCCTTTTTCAACTGATCAAGAAGCAGATTCTGCTATATTCCAAGAGGTTTTAGTAGAAATTGAACTATCGTGA
- a CDS encoding HlyD family secretion protein, with protein sequence MKYIFALFLLVNSLFAYEFYAKLEPVNSYEIKAAVSGKVIYVNDEIEGKKANNSKIVEIDSYVDRIDLKQSKIKLKAISQMLKIEEKNYNRMLQVSSKSGFEKDSQKLKAINYQTTKADIEVKIANLQDSIKNKLLKEKDRYIYNIAVKEGDYVNPGTLLYEAKDLSKGKLEIFVPIDDIEEIKSKTIFLDGKKSNIKLDKVYKVADSKHISSYKVEIIVPDPKVFSRLVKIEFK encoded by the coding sequence ATGAAATATATTTTTGCACTATTTCTTTTAGTTAACTCTTTATTTGCCTATGAATTTTATGCAAAATTAGAACCTGTAAACTCTTATGAAATAAAAGCAGCTGTAAGTGGGAAAGTAATATATGTAAATGATGAAATTGAAGGTAAAAAAGCCAATAATTCAAAAATTGTAGAAATTGATTCTTATGTTGATAGAATAGATTTAAAACAATCAAAGATAAAATTAAAAGCTATTTCTCAAATGCTTAAAATTGAAGAAAAAAATTATAACAGAATGCTTCAAGTATCATCTAAATCTGGTTTTGAAAAAGATTCACAAAAATTAAAAGCAATAAACTATCAAACAACAAAAGCAGATATAGAAGTTAAAATTGCAAACCTACAAGATAGTATTAAAAATAAATTATTAAAAGAAAAAGATAGATACATTTATAATATTGCAGTAAAAGAAGGAGATTATGTTAATCCTGGCACTTTACTTTATGAAGCAAAAGATTTATCAAAGGGAAAGTTAGAAATATTTGTTCCTATTGATGATATTGAAGAGATAAAAAGTAAAACAATTTTCTTAGATGGTAAAAAAAGCAATATAAAATTAGACAAAGTTTATAAAGTTGCAGACTCTAAACATATTTCTTCATATAAAGTAGAAATAATTGTACCTGATCCAAAAGTATTCTCAAGGCTTGTAAAAATTGAATTTAAATAA